A window from Leptothermofonsia sichuanensis E412 encodes these proteins:
- a CDS encoding acyl-CoA desaturase produces the protein MTVATSERLQLDWSIVAYMAILHLGALAVFLPGTFSWQAVGVMLLLHWVTGGLGVTLGFHRLVTHRSFQVPKLLEYFFIFCGTLSCEGGPIDWIGMHRIHHLHSDQANDPHDSTKGFWWSHMGWMLHKLPIREEIPRFTRDINGDPVYRFLNVAFIPIQIGLGLLLFYLGGWPFVVWGIFVRIVAVFHCTWLVNSATHMFGYRTYESGDRSTNCWWVALLTYGEGWHNNHHAFQHSARHGLQWWEIDMTWMTIWLLQTLGLATKVKLVEKEG, from the coding sequence ATGACTGTTGCAACTTCTGAAAGACTTCAATTGGACTGGAGCATTGTTGCCTACATGGCAATCCTTCACCTGGGTGCTCTGGCCGTTTTTTTGCCGGGGACTTTTAGCTGGCAAGCCGTTGGCGTAATGCTATTGCTTCACTGGGTAACGGGAGGCCTGGGGGTTACGTTAGGGTTTCACCGCCTGGTTACCCATCGGAGCTTTCAAGTTCCCAAGCTCCTGGAATACTTTTTTATCTTCTGTGGCACCCTTTCCTGTGAGGGTGGACCCATCGACTGGATTGGTATGCACCGAATTCACCATTTACACTCGGATCAGGCAAACGATCCCCATGACTCGACCAAAGGTTTCTGGTGGAGTCACATGGGTTGGATGCTACACAAACTCCCAATCAGAGAGGAAATCCCCCGGTTTACCCGTGATATCAATGGTGACCCAGTTTATCGTTTTTTGAATGTTGCTTTCATCCCAATTCAGATTGGGCTTGGGCTTTTACTCTTTTATCTGGGTGGCTGGCCCTTTGTCGTCTGGGGTATTTTCGTTCGGATTGTAGCCGTATTTCACTGTACCTGGCTGGTAAACAGTGCGACCCATATGTTTGGCTATCGCACCTATGAATCGGGCGATCGCTCCACCAACTGCTGGTGGGTTGCCCTGCTCACCTACGGAGAAGGCTGGCACAACAACCATCATGCTTTTCAGCACTCCGCTCGTCATGGCTTGCAGTGGTGGGAAATCGACATGACATGGATGACCATCTGGCTTCTTCAAACGCTAGGACTGGCGACAAAGGTGAAGCTGGTTGAGAAAGAAGGTTGA